One genomic segment of Ricinus communis isolate WT05 ecotype wild-type chromosome 3, ASM1957865v1, whole genome shotgun sequence includes these proteins:
- the LOC125369516 gene encoding uncharacterized protein LOC125369516 produces the protein MDASAADINNEMPTQSSYFNPNNIADASQPESIVTEEPVNTSGPTGYISNEEEDGEDDSANINENDGSQESSDEETDPEQSPKQSAPRERVRYDEGDRQSHFMLGMTFANANEARQAIANYGVALSVKLKINPNEPFRLRVKCINEESCPFVLFISKDGKNLGLAVKTLIPEHRCFRDFLLPSATARFLANYFKDRIYKNPSIKIKQMKDDAESLLKINVSLAKCKRAKRMIIQEMDRSFKVEFGYLEAYAAVLKRSNPGTKAEIELCKEALKEGRRVFKRMFLCFDALKRNWKAGCRPIIGLDGCFLKGVTKGQILTAVGKDGDDQMVPIAWAVIDKENKNMVFALAKART, from the coding sequence ATGGATGCATCTGCTGCAGACATTAACAATGAAATGCCTACACAGAGTAGCTATTTCAATCCAAATAATATAGCTGATGCTAGTCAACCTGAGTCTATTGTTACTGAAGAACCCGTTAATACTTCTGGACCTACAGGCTATATTAGCAATGAGGAAGAGGATGGTGAAGATGATAGTGCAAacataaatgaaaatgatggaAGTCAAGAATCTAGTGATGAGGAAACTGATCCTGAACAGTCTCCTAAACAGTCTGCACCTAGAGAGAGGGTCAGATATGATGAAGGTGATAGGCAAAGCCATTTCATGCTTGGAATGACCTTTGCTAATGCTAATGAGGCTAGACAAGCAATAGCAAACTATGGAGTAGCTCTAAGTGTTAAGCTAAAAATCAATCCAAATGAACCATTTAGACTTAGGGTTAAATGTATAAATGAGGAAAGTTGCCCTTTTGTGCTTTTCATTTCAAAAGATGGCAAAAACCTTGGATTAGCAGTAAAGACACTAATACCTGAGCATAGGTGCTTTAGGGATTTCTTACTCCCTAGTGCTACTGCTAGGTTTTTAGCCAATTATTTCAAGGATAGGATTTACAAAAACCCTTCaattaagataaaacaaatgaaagatGATGCAGAGAgcttgttaaaaattaatgttagtCTGGCTAAGTGTAAAAGGGCTAAGAGGATGATAATCCAAGAAATGGATAGGAGTTTCAAAGTGGAGTTTGGTTATTTGGAAGCATATGCAGCTGTACTTAAAAGAAGCAATCCCGGTACAAAAGCAGAGATTGAATTATGTAAGGAAGCAttaaaagaaggaagaagggtGTTTAAGAGGATGTTCTTGTGTTTTGATGCTCTTAAGAGGAACTGGAAGGCTGGATGCAGACCTATCATAGGTCTGGATGGATGTTTCTTAAAAGGGGTTACTAAGGGCCAGATTCTTACTGCAGTAGGCAAAGATGGTGATGATCAGATGGTGCCTATCGCATGGGCAGTGATAGACaaagagaataagaatatgGTTTTTGCATTGGCTAAAGCAAGAACTTGA